The Rhopalosiphum maidis isolate BTI-1 chromosome 1, ASM367621v3, whole genome shotgun sequence genome has a segment encoding these proteins:
- the LOC113548745 gene encoding uncharacterized protein LOC113548745, protein MIVNLKYFKKQWSDIPAFGVSSFRVANADPRRTLYTLTALQLWFQSFSIILLVSSCLLEWYVEKGDNKTSNQQLAGKDSNHRWVGYGQFYFNTSLLFQICDVILSMYASYHLRNATIRYNNIQDVRIWIIVNNLYLLSAVTCFLFVLSNVGSLVICIKSITIMIFANYKIYIVHQIYKDEKSSYIILEQGPPLLPDSSQSTDENYLLPQNYVVEVEEKSTNKSNFEPLLYTANE, encoded by the exons atgattgtaaatttaaaatatttcaaaaaacaatGGTCAGACATTCCCGCGTTCGGAGTCTCGTCGTTTAGGGTGGCGAACGCAGATCCTCGTAGAACTTTGTACACGTTGACGGCTTTGCAGTTg tggttTCAATCGTTTTCAATTATACTGTTGGTCAGCAGCTGCTTATTAGAATGGTACGTTGAAAAGGGTGACAATAAGACATCGAATCAGCAATTGGCCGGCAAGGATTCGAATCATCGATGGGTCG GTTACGGACAGTTTTACTTCAATACATCTCTGCTATTCCAAATATGTGACGTCATACTGTCGATGTACGCCAGTTACCATTTGCGAAACGCCACAATACGG tacaataatatacaagacgTTAGGATATGGATAATAGTCAACAACCTTTACCTTTTGTCAGCGGTAACGTGTTTTCTATTCGTTTTGTCCAATGTCGGGAGTCTCGTAATATGCATAAAATCGATAACCATAATGa TTTTTGCTAATTACAAGATCTACATCGTCCATCAAATTTACAAAGACGAAAAATCGTCGTACATTATTTTGGAACAAGGTCCGCCGCTGTTACCAGATTCATCACAA TCTACCGacgaaaactatttattacctCAAAATTACGTCGTAGAAGTTGAAGAGAAATCGACCAACAAATCTAATTTTGAACCACTGCTCTACACAGCGAATGAATAA